Genomic window (Cellulosilyticum lentocellum DSM 5427):
GTTTCAGGGCATCTACCTAAAGAGCCATTTAATGTACTGATTATTGATGATATTAGTAGCTTTGGTGGTACCTTCTATTTTTCAGCTTTAAAGCTTAAAGCTTTGGGTGCAAAGCAAATTGATTTATACGTTACCCACTGCGAAAATAGTATTTTAGAAGGTAAACTTATGGAAGGCGATTTAATTCGCCGCATTTATACAACTTCTAGCTTATTAACTAAAACACATGAGAAAATTACAGTGTTACCAGTTAGTTATAGATCACAATAACTTAATCTAACACGCGCTATGAAGAAATCAGAGGAGCGCTTTGAGGACATTTATCTTCTTTCATTTTAAAAATTATATTGTATTAAGTTACTTTTGTAATCATAGCAGGACCATGAAAATAGGTATTAAGAAATAGGAAGAGATAAGGGGAGATTAAAAATGAATTTTGGAATCAATATCAATCCACTATTATTATTGGATTATTATAAAACCACACATGCCGAGCAATATCCTAAAGGGCTAACGAAAATGGCTTCTTATTTTACGCCTCGTATGAGTAGAATAGAGGGGGAAGAACACCTTATTATGTTTGGGCTACAAGGTTTTATTAAGACTTATCTGATTGGGGCTTTTAACGATAATTTCTTTAATAGACCTAAAGAGGAGGTACTGGCTGAGTATGAGAGGCTGCTAACGGCTACCTTAGGAAAAGGGGCTTATGGCTTAGAGAAAATTGCAGCACTTCATGATTTAGGATACTTGCCATTAGAAATCAAAGCGGTGCCAGAAGGAACGAGAGTACCTATTAAAGTACCTATGTTAGAAGTAAGTAATACCCATCCAGATTTTGTATGGCTTGTGAATACTATTGAAACCAATATTTCCTGTAATTTATGGCATACAATGATAAGTGCTAATGTAGGATATAAATACCGTCAAATTGTTAATCACTATTATGATTTAAGTGTAGAAGACAATGTACCAAGGAGACGTGCTTTAGGAGATTTTTCTATGAGAGGTCAAGAAAGCACAGAGAGTGCTATTAAAAGTAGTGCTGCCTTTTGTTTATCTTTTGTAAATACTGCCACAGTCCCAGCTATTAGTTATTTAGAGCATTTATATAACTGTGATTGCACCAAGGAAGAGGTGGCTTTTGGAGCTATTAGCACAGAGCATAGTGTGATGTGTTCTAACTATGCTGTAGATGGCGATGAAACAGTGATGATTAAACGCCTTTTAACGGAAATTTATCCAAAGCATCATTTTTCTATGGTAAGTGATAGCTATGATTACTGGCGCCTAGTGACGGAGCTTCTACCAGCTTGTGAAAAAGAGATTATGGCTCACGAAGGGACACTACTTGTTAGAGGAGATAGTGGCGATCCTGTGGATATTATTTGCGGTACTAGCAGAAACAGTGGTGAAACACCAGAAGAAAAAGGAACGGTTCAGTGTTTATGGGAAAGTTTTGGTGGCAGCGTTAATAGTAAAGGTTATAAAGTATTGGATTCACATATTAAAGCAATCTATGGAGACAGCATTACACCACAACGTGCTATTGCCATTTATGAAAGATTACTAGAAAAAGGATTTGCTTGTAACAATGTAGTATTAGGTGTAGGTAGCTTTTCTATGCAATGTCTTCAAAATGAAGATGGTAGCTTCAACCCTTATACTAGAGATACCTTTGGTATTGCCATTAAAGCTACTTATGCGGAGCAAGAAGAGAATCGTATTGAGATTTTTAAAAATCCTAAGACAGATACAGGTAACTTTAAAAAATCTCAAAAAGGATTATGCTATGTATATGAAAAAGATGGTGAGTTAACATATATCGATGGCTATGGTACTAGCTTTAAAGAAGAAATCACTGCAGAAAATCAATTAAAGACCGTGTTTAAGGACGGAAAAATGACGAAACAATACACATTGAGGGAGATTCGTGATAGACTTCATAGAGGAGACTTTTAAAAAGGAGATGACGACTATATGTATGGCTTTGTAAAGCTAGCAGCTGCAGTACCTAGTGTAAGAGTAGCTGATTGTTACTATAATAAAGAACAGATTTTAAAGCAAATTCAACTAGCTGATCAGGAAGGGGCGCAGGTCATAGGATTTCCTGAGCTTTGTATAACGGGTTATACCTGTGCTGATTTATTTTTCCAAACAACCCTTTTAGAAAGCGCTAAAAAGGCTTTAGGTGAAATCGCCAAGGCAACTAGGAAGATGGAAATGTTAATTGTTTTAGGTCTTCCATTGATGATTGAAGACGAACTTTATAACTGCGCGGCTGTTCTTTTAAAAGGAAAAGTGCTAGGGGTTGTACCAAAAAGCTATATTCCTAACTATAATGAGTTTTATGAAAAAAGATGGTTTGCCCTAGGAACGGATTTAGGTATAGGTGAAATGACCTTATTAGGTGAAAAGGTACCTGTAGGCACGGATTTGCTTTTTGAGTGTGGTGAGTTAAAAGTAGGGGTAGAAATCTGTGAAGATGTGTGGACACCTATTCCACCAAGTTCTCTTTTGACACTAGCTGGTGCTAATGTAATTGTGAATTTATCAGCAAGTAATGAAATTATTGCCAAGAGAAATTACCGTCGTCAGCTGATTAGTCAGCAATCTGCTCGAACCTTATGCGCTTACCTTTATGTTTCAGCAGGGGCAGAAGAATCTACAACAGACCTTGTTTTTAGTGGCCATAGCTTAATTGCTGAAAATGGAGCTATTATCAAGGAAAATGAAAAGTTGATTGATACGGATTATGTACTTGTAGCGGATATAGACTTAGAACGTCTTCAAAAAGATCGTATCAAAGGAAAGAGCTATGGAGATAGTAGAAAGCTTTTTATGCCAGAAGTAAGGCGCATAGAAGGCGAGACTTTAAGCTATAGAGGAACTTTCAAAGGAAGGATTGCAAGAAAACCTTTCGTGCCTCATGCTGCAGAAACGAGAGATAAACGCTGTGAAGATATTTTTTCACTTCAAGTAGCAGGACTTAAAAAGCGTCTTAGTCATACAGGCAGCAAGCGTGCTATTATTGGTATTTCAGGTGGTTTAGACTCTACCTTAGCACTACTGGTAGCTGTTCAAGTTTTTGATGATTTAGGTTGGGATCGCAAGGGGGTTGTAGGTGTAACTATGCCAGGCTTTGGAACTACTGACCGTACTTATGAAAATGCCCTTCAACTCATGAGAGAGTTAGGCATTACCATGAGAGAGATTCCTATAGCAGCAGCTTGCAAACAGCACTTTAGTGATATTGGGCATGATGAAAATGTTCATGACATTACTTATGAAAATACCCAAGCTAGAGAGCGTACTAAGATTTTAATGAACATTGCTAATCAAGGTGGAGGTATGGTAGTCGGTACAGGAGACCTAAGTGAGTTAGCACTAGGTTGGTGTACTTATAATGGGGACCATATGAGCATGTACGCCGTTAATACAAGTGTACCAAAAACTTTAGTAAGAAGCTTGGTTTATACTATTTCTAAACGTCAAAGTGAAAAGGTAAAGGATACTTTGCTAGATGTGTTAGATACTCCTGTTAGTCCTGAACTTTTACCTGTTGGTAAAAACGGGGAGATGCTTCAAAAAACAGAAGATACAGTAGGGCCTTACGAACTTCATGACTTCTTCTTGTATTATTTATTACGTTTTGGTTTTAGTCCAAGTAAAATTTATTTCTTAGCGAAAACAGCTTTTGCAGTTAAAGAAGAGGAAATAGATGAGCTTTATAGTCATGAAACCATTTTAAAATGGCTAAAAGTCTTTTATCGTCGTTTCTTCAGTCAACAATTTAAACGTAGCTGTTTGCCTGATGGACCAAAAATCGGAAGTATTTGTTTATCACCAAGAGGAGACTGGCGTATGCCAAGTGATGCTTGTAGCAGTTTATGGTTAAGTGAAATAGAGGAGCTGAGTGAATAATGAAGATTGAAAAAGTAGCCATTATTGGTATAGGTGCAATCGGTGCTTTTATGGCTTCTAAGCTTTCTTCTGTATTATCAAATGGGAAATTAGTTGTTATTGCTGAGGGAGAAAGAAAAGCAAGATTAGAAAAAGGTCTTTTAATCAATAGTAAGTCCTATCAATTTCAAATTGTTACACCTGAGGAAAAAAGTGAGCCTGCGGACTTAGTTATGATTGCCACTAAATATCAAGGGTTAGATGCAGCTACAAAAGCTATTAAAAATCAAGTAGGTAAGCATACAGTGATTATGTCCCTTTTAAATGGGGTAAATAGTGAAGAAAAGCTTCAAGAGGTCTATGGTGACAAGGTTATTTATGCTTTAATGCGTTTAAGTAGTATTAGAACAGATGAGGGCATTTCGTTTAATGAACGTAATGGGTATATTGAGTTTGGAGAAGAACGTAACGACGTGTTATCAGAACGTATTTTGGCTATTAAAACGCTTTTTGAAACAGCAGGAATTCAGTATAAAATTCCTCTAGATATGAGAAAGGCACTTTGGCATAAATATGCTTGTAATGTAGCTGAAAACCAAAGCTCTGCCATATTAGGTATTCCCTTTGGGGCTTGGCAGGTAAGTGAAACAGCTAATCATTTAAGAGAAGCAGCTATGCGAGAAGTGTTTGCTGTGGCAGCTAAAAAAGGTATTATTTTTACGGAAGAAGAATTACTGGCGCAAAGAGAGTTACTTAGTCATGTTCCATATGGTAATAAAACCTCTATGCTGCAAGATATTGAAAATAAAAGAGCAACTGAGGTAGAAATGTTTGCAGGTGAAATGATTGCCATGGGTAAGGAAGTAGGTGTACCAACACCTATTAATGAAGTGTTCTATGATGCTATTAAAATTTTAGAAGAAAAAAATAAAGGGCTTATTTAACTGGTGGA
Coding sequences:
- a CDS encoding nicotinate phosphoribosyltransferase codes for the protein MNFGININPLLLLDYYKTTHAEQYPKGLTKMASYFTPRMSRIEGEEHLIMFGLQGFIKTYLIGAFNDNFFNRPKEEVLAEYERLLTATLGKGAYGLEKIAALHDLGYLPLEIKAVPEGTRVPIKVPMLEVSNTHPDFVWLVNTIETNISCNLWHTMISANVGYKYRQIVNHYYDLSVEDNVPRRRALGDFSMRGQESTESAIKSSAAFCLSFVNTATVPAISYLEHLYNCDCTKEEVAFGAISTEHSVMCSNYAVDGDETVMIKRLLTEIYPKHHFSMVSDSYDYWRLVTELLPACEKEIMAHEGTLLVRGDSGDPVDIICGTSRNSGETPEEKGTVQCLWESFGGSVNSKGYKVLDSHIKAIYGDSITPQRAIAIYERLLEKGFACNNVVLGVGSFSMQCLQNEDGSFNPYTRDTFGIAIKATYAEQEENRIEIFKNPKTDTGNFKKSQKGLCYVYEKDGELTYIDGYGTSFKEEITAENQLKTVFKDGKMTKQYTLREIRDRLHRGDF
- a CDS encoding NAD(+) synthase — translated: MYGFVKLAAAVPSVRVADCYYNKEQILKQIQLADQEGAQVIGFPELCITGYTCADLFFQTTLLESAKKALGEIAKATRKMEMLIVLGLPLMIEDELYNCAAVLLKGKVLGVVPKSYIPNYNEFYEKRWFALGTDLGIGEMTLLGEKVPVGTDLLFECGELKVGVEICEDVWTPIPPSSLLTLAGANVIVNLSASNEIIAKRNYRRQLISQQSARTLCAYLYVSAGAEESTTDLVFSGHSLIAENGAIIKENEKLIDTDYVLVADIDLERLQKDRIKGKSYGDSRKLFMPEVRRIEGETLSYRGTFKGRIARKPFVPHAAETRDKRCEDIFSLQVAGLKKRLSHTGSKRAIIGISGGLDSTLALLVAVQVFDDLGWDRKGVVGVTMPGFGTTDRTYENALQLMRELGITMREIPIAAACKQHFSDIGHDENVHDITYENTQARERTKILMNIANQGGGMVVGTGDLSELALGWCTYNGDHMSMYAVNTSVPKTLVRSLVYTISKRQSEKVKDTLLDVLDTPVSPELLPVGKNGEMLQKTEDTVGPYELHDFFLYYLLRFGFSPSKIYFLAKTAFAVKEEEIDELYSHETILKWLKVFYRRFFSQQFKRSCLPDGPKIGSICLSPRGDWRMPSDACSSLWLSEIEELSE
- a CDS encoding ketopantoate reductase family protein: MKIEKVAIIGIGAIGAFMASKLSSVLSNGKLVVIAEGERKARLEKGLLINSKSYQFQIVTPEEKSEPADLVMIATKYQGLDAATKAIKNQVGKHTVIMSLLNGVNSEEKLQEVYGDKVIYALMRLSSIRTDEGISFNERNGYIEFGEERNDVLSERILAIKTLFETAGIQYKIPLDMRKALWHKYACNVAENQSSAILGIPFGAWQVSETANHLREAAMREVFAVAAKKGIIFTEEELLAQRELLSHVPYGNKTSMLQDIENKRATEVEMFAGEMIAMGKEVGVPTPINEVFYDAIKILEEKNKGLI